Genomic segment of Hirundo rustica isolate bHirRus1 chromosome 6, bHirRus1.pri.v3, whole genome shotgun sequence:
TTGTTTGTCTTTGCCATTGTTGGCAAAGTAATTATAGTGCTCAGTGGAGACAGTGGCACTTAAAAGCAGTATCTTTGTTAGGGCACTGTATGCTCAAGcatttgtactttttttctctaacaTTTCCAACAACTTCCCAAAATCTTAGtccaaaacaaaactattttcgGGGCTTAATATTAAGTAATAATTTAGGGGGGGGTTGCATATGTATGAAGCATCTGAAAATGTCAGTAATGCAGTAATTTAGAGGTACTGACAAAGACTTGGTATCAAAATATCCCGCTATATTATTGGTATATTGTCCTCCATTTTCACTGATTTTGACTATGTTGTCtcatatttttgttcttttctctggATAGTTTCTTCTTCAATTCtcccaagaaacaaaaattacatgTAGCGTCTTTTCCCTTCATACTATTTTTGTAACTTGTTTTGTACACCTTTGTTCTTTCTTAGactattttccatctgttttgcAGTTGAAGTGAACTTtgatctttccttttcttcttgttatttTGACATGTCATTTTGGATCTCTTAATAAAATTTGTGAGGCTTAAGTGGGAATTGCCAAATCAGGAGCTTagctctgaaaaatatttcacgCCCACTGAAAGACATTTGTCAACttgctattttaaaatgtttttaatctcAACTCGtgttttattctcttctttttaaatgaaaattttgaacTTGTTTTAAAGGCATCACAGTtactaaattttctttttctaatgtaGGGTTATCTTTATAGCTCAGCTTCCCAACTGTATGGAGTGGAAATGAACGCAGACTTCTGCCAGTTGCAAGAAACAATGATTACAAAGTACAAATTCATTGACAGAATAAAGGTAACTAAATATATGTTTTAGTTCATGTATTTTTAAGCACTGTGTAGAAGGTATCTGGTTTATGTGAGTGACTGGTAAATCAGCATTCTGAGAAGCTTCTGCCTTTGCTTGTTTTGATCCTAAACAAAGCCtttgcattaggaaaaaaaaagatgttatagcagagaggaagagggaaattATCAAAATATGAATCACTTAGCCTTTTTCCTGACTGGACTTACCCATTGGCTCAAACAAAACAGACATATCTTAGCTGATCCTCCCAGTGAAATCCATGACATCATTGCCACTCAGGTCTGTGAAACTGAGTGTATAAAGAATTTCTGTCATAAACACAAAAGTAAATGTCTGTGATTCACTTTTATTAGCAGAAAAATGTTTGTAGGATTTGCAAATTTGCATCTAAGGACACCTAAAGGACTTAAATTTATCTGTATTTCCTTTCATAGAATGTCAGTGTATATGTACCTTCCACAAACAAAATGGGTTTCAAAGTGCTACCATTATGGGAATAATTTTCCTAATTTCATTATGGGAATAGCTACTAATATTttaaggaggaaagaaaaattctttctggACCATACACTTTATTTTGTTACCAGCAAAAGTTGGTAAGTAGAATATGCTGAGTAGAATACTGGCTTTAATCCTGTGTTGCATGCATGTACTCTTGAATGAAGTCACACAAACTGCTGAGTATAGTAATTTCTTGGGTATTAAGGTAACCCAATTTTAAActagaaagaaataataaacataaaatatttaacacagAGTAAGCAGTATCACTGCGTTGCTCAGTTCAGTCACAGTTGCTTACAGTTTATCCATAACCTTTGGGTTTTGCGTATGTTTTGTGTTCATAGCACTTGAAGGTGATGAAACTGAAAGTACAGTTAGGAACTCTGTCAAGTTAATTCCGTGGAACTGGAGATCTATAGTCATGCTTTTCAGCCctgtatattttttattataagcttttatgtatttttttcacacCTTGTAATTCTGTAGAAGTATTCATTTTGGAGCATAAAGATAAGATAATAGGTTTTCAAAGCAGTGCCCGAGGATTTAGCTATTTGAGTCTCATTAAATGCTAATTTAGTCATGTGACTCCTGTTATCACACTCCTTTGAACATTTCAGTCTTCGATTTTTATTTCAACCCCAAATGAATTCTCTCTAGGGGTACATATCAGCTTGAAAAATTGTGAGAATCCAGATGCTGGTCATAATTCATGACACaagtctgaaaaatattttagagacTCTTTTTAAATAGAGATTGTTTCTTTCAAGCTAATCTGAATTTTTATTAGAGTATGTTCATAAAGGATAGCAAAGTGAAATAATATCTTTAATGGCTAAATCTCTGATTGAACCTTGTATTTCTTTGGTCAACACTTGGTTTGTTAAAGTACATAGAAGGTTGCTCAGCATCTTCTGCCATTTGAGGAAACACTAGGAGGAAGGTAAACAGTTCAGCAGATCTTAGGAAACTTGAGACCTCAATTCAGAAATTGCCTGTAGTCATGAAAGGCTTGTGCGTATTCCACTGGACAACAGGGCAGTTTTAAAATCAGTTGCTGCCTCCTCTGTTGTGCTGGCACACAGCCAGGCAGATCAGGAACCAGTTCAGCTGAAGCAAACCCAGCAATATTGGAGTTTTGACTAGAGCAGTACCTGGGTCTGGCTCGTTGTGCAGCCACTCATGCTTGTGTAGTACCAAATTTCCCAAGAGGAATGAGGATGTATCTGGGGAGAACGAGGTGCTTAGGTCACTGTGGTCAGTATGGTCACCTACTCTTAAATGCAGAGTAATCTTAAGTATCATTCAGGTCAAGGAAATGTCAACATACCTTCAAAGTTTTCCAGTAGTTTAAGCATCTTTCTGAATTATGGTTTAAAATATTAGGACTGCCATTAGTATCCCATCCTGTGCATGGGGTTATTCTTCCCCAGGTGTAGGatcctgcatttgcctttgctgaatttcagaaggttcctctctgcccatccctCCATGGTATCAGCCACACCTTCCACACCTTCCTGTCATcagtgaacttgctgaggaggcaTCTCCCCTTTGTCCAAGTCATTCATGGATAAGTTAAACTGTACTGGACCCAACACTGAGCCTCAGGGGACACCAGCAGTGACAGGCCTCCAACTAGACCCTGTGCCACCGTTTATGACCCTCTGGGATCTGCCATTCAATCAATTCTCAATCCTCACTGTCCACTCATCCAGCTCTCGCACCCTGAGTTTGCCTATGGAGATGTGAGGAATAGTGTCAGATGCCTGCTGAAGTCAAAGTAGACAAAATCCACTGATCTCCCCTCATCCATCCAGGTAGTTGGTTCATCACAGAAGTCAATCAGATTGGTTAAGCATGACTTAAATTTAATGAATCCGTGCTGACTACTACTTATCCCTTCAAAAGATATTCCAATTTACGTTTCTCATCAGATTTGGGATGCAGAAtaatagaatatcctgagttgaaAAGGATGCATAGGGATCATTGAGTCAGATTGATAGATTTCTCTGTCTTTAAGAGGAAATCAAACACATCAGAGTGTTAATGAGCATCCATATCCTCCTATCTcacttgttttgaaaaatgacATGATGTGCTAATATCCTTCTTGGTAGGTGAAGGTAGATGAAATCAAAACAGCTCCTCCTTTGCTGACTGGAGGGGCAGTTGTTTAGTAGGATCCTCCAGTGCTACTGAGcatcctgcctttccagcaTTCCCAGTCCCAATACGCATTGTGAGAATTCAGCTGTCAAAGCTGGTTATTTAGTGTCTTTTCTAGCTGTAATCCTTCAGTAACCCACTGACCCTGTGAGATGCCTTTTAATATCCTCAAAATAGCTTCAACTAGCTTAACTTCTTTACCGAAATCATTGGACACTTGTGATAAAATATAGGAAAGTGAAATGTAGCAAACATCACATACATCATCTCTTCTTTTATGGCACACAGTTCTAAACCAAAATTCAGATGTACTTTATTTTACTTAGCATAATGGATTGAGTATTTTATTTAGAAGAGTTaaatctgtttgttttgggggttttttttgttgttgttgtgttgttttttttttttttttttttttttttttttttttttttttttttttttttttttttttttcatttttgaaagttATTATGGCAGTTTTATCTGCTGTGAAGCCAGTGAAATACCTGTTTTTGTGACTGGTTCCAAAGGGTGGTAGCAGGTGTATTAGGCTGACAGGCTTCATGACTTCTCAAAGGCTGTATTCGTCTCTTAATTTATGCCTTGGgaaatttttctccttcaggtGGTTCATGCAGACATCTGTACTCAGCCCTCACTTCTGCAGAAGGCTGATGTTGTTGTACTGAATAATgtctttgaatattttcttgACAGACAGGAACAGGCCAGGTAAGCTCTGTGTCCAAACAAGTTACCTGTTTCTTTGGCAATATGTGTGTAACCTTGTGAATTATGGAGAACCTTAAGGTTGTGCTTTTTGAAGGTACATACATAATTTATATAAGGAAATTGTTTCATACTGCCTTCTTTTAATTGTTATACTTAACTGCTAAGGTGTTCTGGCAGTTTATTGTTAAACCCTCTAAACACTGCTGCTTTGTTTACCCAAACCTTGGCTTGAATCCTTGCACTGATATGTTAAAATAGTATCTTGCTGCTAAAGAATCTGAAATTACTGTATTAGCATAAAGCCTAATCTCCAGAAGATGAGTCACTGAATTGTGGATGTCAGAGCTTTAATATATGCAGACTACAAAGCATGGTTGTGAATGATATTTCTAATAGATATTTGTAAGGATGTGGTAGCAAACAAACATGTGGCTAAGGTTCTCTTTCAGGTACAAGACACTCACAGATGAGCTTTTGCTAATCCAGCAGCAtccatttaaaatgtaaataacttGATCATCCAAAGTTTAAAATGGGCAGTCAGAAAGAAGGAGTACCTGTGTCTCCACTTGGTTCCAGCCAAGTCTGACATTCTGTACCAGCTTCAGCTAAGGcttgccctgctgccctggatACCAGGTGATAATGCCAACTAGAGAGGAACAGAGTGGATGCGTGAAGGATAGTGGGTGTTTCAAAATGCCAGGAGATATCTTTCCAGGCACATGACTGAGAATTCATTTGATTCTGTCATAACTTGGGGATAGTGGTTTAGTGTTGCATTAGTAGCATGAAGACAAATGACATTTGAAGAATGCTGGAAAGTAAATTCTTTTTAGTCTGAATTGCCATgctgtaagaaattattttacttgcaaaataaaaaagacaaggaaagcTGGGGGCTATATTTAAATACTCTGATTACTAATGTCTTAACAGAAGTACTTTGTCACGACTGTACATGAAATATATGTAAAGAGCAGCTTGTTGTGAAGCTTAATAAAGGACTGCACTTCAGGACTGGATTTTCTTCGGATGCAAAAATTTAAAGGGGCCAAACATCAATGTTTAATCCTTGTTCAAAGTGAAAGTCTTGACAATACCAAATGATACGCATGCATGTATGAGAATTATAAAATTACGAAGTCTAACATTGTAAGACTGtatattctgtgtttttaatacAAAGCTTGGTTTTATTCCTGCAAATACATTTGCTTAGATAATAATGACTGATAAGCATATATGGCAAGTCTTAGTCTACCTCTGGCCAAGAAACTGCAAGTGTTAGATTCATTGTATATCAAATATGGGTGCATTTTCCCCAACAAACTGGTCACGTACCTTTAAATATGTTTCAGAGCTTGGGAATTTATTGCTTGTAATGTAAGGAATAGAGGGTCCTTACTAGTGACGGTTCCAAGTCTTGAGGAATCGCTTTCAAAGCTCCAGGTAAGTTCCCTCAGCCTGTTTCAGCTGATGCGCTTCATTGTTTTCTGTCAAAGTGGCATTTCTGTAGTGGAAGTTAGCTGGTTGCCACTATTGCTGTAAGGAAGGATATATAATTTTGTGCAGAGATTAAAAGGTGGAAGACTCTGGATTCTGTTTTGAGGTTGACTACCAACACATCCACTTTGATTGTCCtcatgtgaaaaggaaaatcccaGCCTATATCAGTAGGCTGCAGGAATCATTGTACTAATGTGTATTGATATGGCAGTATGAGCTTTTGGAAGTACAGATTAGTGAGAGATGTCTCCCAAAAGTGACTACCATCAGGCATCTTGAACGAGTTACACAGCTTTAAATTGCATTTGGAAGCAAACACAATGACAGTGCATCTTTCAAAGATGTTGAATGCTCTGTGCTGTTATCTGAGTAGTAAGCACTCCCAACTGGCCACGCTCTGCTCTCTGTGCGTTCTGCCATCGCTCATCAGTAGATCGTGTGTGATACCTAGTCAAGTTATGTGGCCTGGTTAGGAATCAAAGCACTGATCAGACTTGACAAGGTTATGTATAAAGTGACTTGCTTGCAACAGTAGTTAGTTTTGGAGAAATTGAATCACTTGTTGCCTGTATGCTGATGGGTGAAGTAGATCCTCAGCCCCAAGAGCAGCAGTGGTGTCATTCGAACTTTTCTTGGAGCAGGCTGTAgtcacagagcagctgagaaGCCCTTTGTAGTCTTAATACAGTACTCCCTAGAtgtgaaacaagaaaataccTGTGATTCTTCCATGATACTGTTAGATGATCCCTCAGCACATCTGTCAGAATGTCACCCTCTGATCAGGATGCTTGAGGCTTATACAAATGCATAAAGAAAGGCGGTTGTAATATGCTAGCAAAATATCTAGACTagagatattttttaaagttacatttATTATCTCCTATTGGAGTTAAAATGGCTtttccagaaattaatttatcatTGCCATGTAATTTGGAATGACTAGTCTCTCATATTATGCCTTGCCTTTTTAACATTGAAACTCCTTAAGCTTGAAACTCCTGCTGTTTCTTAACATGATGTTGATTTAAGGATCTGCTTTCATTGTTTCAGACAGATGTACAGCTCAGTCAATGGGTCGAAGAGGTGCAGCTGAATTATGATGTGTGTATGGAAAAGGATGTTGACAGAGAAGCACTTGAACAGATACATTTATACAAGATCCTCTAGTACCTGGAAACATTTACTAGTATCCTTGTGATAATATATTTTGGGCCTAAAATGAATTTGGATTGATTTGTGTGAATAAATCAGGTCAAAATTCATATTGTTGTTAATTTGCCTCATATATgtggtttttaataaaaaagtctTTTGAAACAGGTTTTCTTATGGAGGCATTTTGTCTCAACAGGGTATTTTGCCTTTTAACTAGGAGATatcctcatttattttttgcagaaatGTTAAAAAGAGTGTCTACATAGTAATGCTAAAAGAACTTTGGATCAGTAACATTGTGCACTGCCAATGTTTGCTAAATATATCAAACCTAAGAATAATGAATCCCTATTTATGTGAATGATAAGAATGCATTTAGCATAATGTCACATAAAAGCTGTAGTGCTGTTTCGTTTTTATATAAACCACTTAGTATTATCGGTAATAATATTTATGAACAGTATTATCTTTGGTCTTCCTCCTATGGAATTTGTAGGTTTTCCTTCCAGGGTCTGCTTGATAGCCAGATTATCTACTGGCATCCATTGCGAGGCAGGCAAGTTCATTCATTTAGCCAGCTGTCCTTAAGGTGGGTGTTAATATAAAATACTGAAGGGCACCAAGGAGCCAGGGAGAATTAATACAGCAAGTCCAGGATGATGGAACTcttttcctgcacttctgcTGCAGATGGTAGGAAGCAATAAGGGgttaagaaactgaaaattctgAACAGGTGTCACGGCTTAGCAGAGGCTTGGTGGTGGCGTAAAACAGTGGAAATTCGTAACAGAGCCTCCTAAGAGAGAAAAGATCCACATACGCCCACCACATTTATATTTAGATTTTACATTCTAAGGATGTAAAGCTTTTAGTCAGCTgaagaatgttttgggttttagcAAACATTAACAATCCCAAGTGCAAAAATAATAACTTCAGGAGTTTTGGACTATGTGTGTTGTGAATTTAGAAGCATTGTTAAAAAGTTTGTTTCACAACTTATGGCTAGTGTAAATGGGAAAACATTGAACTGGATTTCAGTCTTGAAATGATGTACAGGTGAGTGACTTTGATAATACATGCTATAAGCAGTAAGGATCAGTGGCCTTTAGGCACTCAGCAGCACAGTAAATAAATGGGATTGTAGAAAGGATAGTGAGTTTTGAGAAGTCTTACTTTCATGGCCTGCTCAGAGTGGAAGAGGATGTTTTGAGTGATACTGAACCGCTGCTCAAATACTGTGTTGAATCTATTCTTCATGcatctaaaaatgaaaaatatggaaagcttttcttaaaacatttattttgttggttACTTAGTAACTTGTCAGTGAGACAAGTGGC
This window contains:
- the LOC120754647 gene encoding uncharacterized protein LOC120754647 isoform X3; translation: MKKGNMDDFDELVVSNSDVVLRNIAEDLRNCLPIEAMFTSEHQAVQKIHQHPLPMIHVDAFLYDDDVVDSLCEEGKMSRSYCTECGSYKTASLEFISHSFSLMELKFLYQHVLPDLTGKVVVDVGSRLGAVLFAGYLYSSASQLYGVEMNADFCQLQETMITKYKFIDRIKVVHADICTQPSLLQKADVVVLNNVFEYFLDRQEQARAWEFIACNVRNRGSLLVTVPSLEESLSKLQTDVQLSQWVEEVQLNYDVCMEKDVDREALEQIHLYKIL